Within the Rhizobium favelukesii genome, the region CGCCATGGTCGCCGATAATCTTGGCGACGAGCGCCAGGCCGAGGCCGCTGCCGTTCGTCTTTGTCGTAATGAACGGATCAAACAGATGCGGCAGCAAGTCGGCCGGCACGCCAGGGCCATTATCCTGAACACAAAATTCGAGCGGCAGCGAAATCTTTTCGCGCGTACCGGCGACGGATAGACGAATGCCCGAGCGGTAAGCCGTCGTCAGAACGATTTCGCCATCCGGGCGATCGCCTACCGCTTCGGCGGCATTCTTCACGAGGTTGAGGAACACCTGAACAAGCTGATCGCGGTTTGCGTAGACGGACGGCAATGAGGGGTCGTAGTTCTCGGTGATGCGCAGGTGGCGCGCAAAGCCCGCCTTCGCCACAGCCTTCACGTGATCGAGAACCGAGTGGATATTGACGGGCATCCGATCAACCGGCCGCTCGTCTGAGAAGACCTCCATGCGGTCCACGAGCGAGACGATGCGGTCGGTTTCGTCGCAGATCAGCCGCGTCAATGCGCGGTCGTCATCGACGACCGATTGCTCCAACAGCTGTGCTGCACCGCGAATGCCGGAAAGCGGATTCTTGATCTCATGCGCCAGCATGGAGGCAAGGCCGGTGACCGAGCGAGCGGCCGCACGATGCGTCAGCTGGCGATCGATCTTGTCCGCCATCGACCGCTCCTGGAAGACGATCACCACCGAGCCCGGATCGCTCACAACCGGGGCAACGTATAAATCGACGAGCTTGTCCTGTCCGAGGCGCGGCGAGCTCAAGTCGACACGATACTCGTTGATCGGCGCCCGCCGTTCGCGAACCTGATCGATCAAGGCCAGTAGCGGACTGCCAAACGGAATGAAGGTCGAGATCTTGTAGCGGGCAAGGTGGGCGGCGCTGGCACCAAAGAAGGCCTCCGCTTCCCAATTGGCGAAAGCGACGAGGCCGGCCTCGTTGACCATTACGACGGGATTCTGGATCGCGTTGAGCACAGCAGTGGCAACGGCGCTGCCTCCGTTGTCGACCGACGATGGCACGTCATTCGTCATGCAGCCTCCCGGGTCTGCGTGTTCGATGCCGCAGCCATCAATGCATCATAAAACCGTGCGGTAACCTCTTCAGGCTCGCGTGCCGTCATGATTGCAGCCTTCTCCTGGGCTGCGACATCAGGCGCGAAGCGATCGAGATACCAACCGAGGTGCTTCCGTGCATGGCGGACGGCGACCGCTTCGCCATAGAACGCAAGCATCATACGGTAGTGTTCAGCGGCAATGTCGGGGATTTCCCATGCGTCAGGCGCCGCGTAACCGGCCAATACACCGGCGTGCCATGGCCTTCCCTGACACCCTCTGCCGATCATGACGGCATCGGCTCCTGAGCGCCGCAGCATCGCGTGCGCATCTTCGACGGTTTCAACATCGCCGTTTGCAACCAGGGGAACGGCGATGGCATCGCGTACCGCCCGGATTGCGTCCCAGTCAGCCCGGCCTTCATAAAACTGCATGCGCGTACGGCCGTGGATCGTAATCAACTGGACGCCTGCCTCCTCCGCGCGGTGCGCAATCTCGGGCGCGTTGATGGAATTCTCGTCCCAACCGAGCCGCATCTTCAGGGTCACGGGAACGCTCACCGCCTTGACTGTCGCCTCAATGAGGCTCAGGGCGTGATCAGGATCGCGCATCAAGGCGGAGCCGGAATAACCGCCTATCACCTTCTTGGCCGGACACCCCATGTTGATGTCGATGATATCAGCGCCATGGTCGGCCGCGATCTTCGCAGCCTCGGCCATCCAATGCGCTTCGCGGCCAGCCAGTTGCACCATGTGCGGCTCAAAGCCCGCACTCTCAAGGCGCGCCCATGATTCGGCGGTGCTGTTGACGAGCTCACGGCTCGCAACCATTTCGGTGACCACAAGCCCGGCGCCATGGCGCCACGCCAGTTGCCGGAACGGCATGTCCGTCACGCCGGACATGGGTGCCAGAACAACGCGGTTCCTGACTTCCACAGGTCCGATCCGCAAAGGTGATGCGAGGTCAAAGTTCAGCAATTGATTATCTTTCAGGCACGCAGAATGCGTGCACTATTTTTAGACAGGTTTAAATGGCTTGCCAAGAGGGCAGTGCGCGAATTGA harbors:
- a CDS encoding two-component system sensor histidine kinase NtrB; protein product: MTNDVPSSVDNGGSAVATAVLNAIQNPVVMVNEAGLVAFANWEAEAFFGASAAHLARYKISTFIPFGSPLLALIDQVRERRAPINEYRVDLSSPRLGQDKLVDLYVAPVVSDPGSVVIVFQERSMADKIDRQLTHRAAARSVTGLASMLAHEIKNPLSGIRGAAQLLEQSVVDDDRALTRLICDETDRIVSLVDRMEVFSDERPVDRMPVNIHSVLDHVKAVAKAGFARHLRITENYDPSLPSVYANRDQLVQVFLNLVKNAAEAVGDRPDGEIVLTTAYRSGIRLSVAGTREKISLPLEFCVQDNGPGVPADLLPHLFDPFITTKTNGSGLGLALVAKIIGDHGGIIECDSQNSRTTFRVLMPASKDASLEDATTITPTGLTR
- the dusB gene encoding tRNA dihydrouridine synthase DusB: MSGVTDMPFRQLAWRHGAGLVVTEMVASRELVNSTAESWARLESAGFEPHMVQLAGREAHWMAEAAKIAADHGADIIDINMGCPAKKVIGGYSGSALMRDPDHALSLIEATVKAVSVPVTLKMRLGWDENSINAPEIAHRAEEAGVQLITIHGRTRMQFYEGRADWDAIRAVRDAIAVPLVANGDVETVEDAHAMLRRSGADAVMIGRGCQGRPWHAGVLAGYAAPDAWEIPDIAAEHYRMMLAFYGEAVAVRHARKHLGWYLDRFAPDVAAQEKAAIMTAREPEEVTARFYDALMAAASNTQTREAA